One window of Pyxicephalus adspersus chromosome 4, UCB_Pads_2.0, whole genome shotgun sequence genomic DNA carries:
- the LOC140329565 gene encoding vomeronasal type-2 receptor 26-like — protein MGDYNGAKTPRSVCSESCLPGYRKVPQEVQQRCCYDCVPCAEDEISNQADMEYCLKCPEDYWPNERRDLCIPKIIEFLSYGDTLGSSLAVIVVLFCLVTMAVFGVFIKYRRTVIIKANNQTLSFILLSLILSYLCSLMFIGRPTRIFCPLRQVTFGNFFNVVVSSVLAKTVTVILAFRATKPNIALRRWLGKYFSTSFLIICSVGQLIICIFWLSFCPPFPDYDPQVEVGKIILQCNEGSVTAFYIVIGYMGCLAVFSFIVAFLAAKLPDTFNEAQYITFSMLVFCSVWIAFIPAYLSTKGKYMVAVEVFAILSSSAGLLGCIFFPKCYIILMRPELNVKSALVVERKTKHDCV, from the exons ACTCCACGGTCGGTCTGCAGTGAGAGCTGCCTCCCTGGATACAGGAAAGTCCCCCAGGAAGTGCAGCAACGGTGCTGTTATGACTGTGTGCCCTGTGCAGAAGACGAGATCTCCAACCAGGCCG ATATGGAATATTGTTTGAAATGCCCAGAAGATTATTGGCCAAATGAGAGAAGAGATCTCTGTATCCCAAAAATAATTGAATTTCTGTCTTATGGAGATACATTGGGATCATCACTTGCTGTCATTGTAGTGTTATTTTGTTTGGTGACCATGGCCGTGTTTGGTGTATTTATCAAATACAGAAGGACTGTGATAATAAAAGCTAATAACCAGACACTCAGCTTTATCCTTCTCTCACTGATCCTCTCCTATCTTTGTTCTTTGATGTTCATTGGACGTCCCACCAGGATCTTCTGTCCCCTCAGACAAGTGacttttggaaacttttttaatgttgttgTTTCTTCAGTTTTGGCCAAAACAGTCACCGTTATCTTGGCCTTTAGGGCCACCAAACCAAATATTGCATTGAGGAGATGGCTGGGAAAATATTTCTCCACCTCTTTTCTGATTATCTGCTCTGTTGGACAgcttataatttgtatattttggttGAGCTTCTGCCCACCATTCCCAGATTATGACCCCCAGGTAGAGGTGGGGAAGATAATTTTGCAATGCAACGAGGGCTCTGTCACTGCTTTCTACATTGTGATTGGCTACATGGGATGTCTGGCTGTGTTCAGCTTTATTGTAGCTTTTTTAGCTGCAAAACTTCCAGACACATTTAATGAAGCTCAGTACATCACATTCAGCATGCTGGTCTTCTGCAGTGTTTGGATTGCCTTCATCCCAGCCTACCTCAGCACCaaagggaaatacatggtggctgtggaggtctTCGCCATCTTGTCCTCCAGTGCTGGACTCCTGGGCTGCATCTTCTTTCCTAAATGTTATATCATTCTGATGAGACCAGAGCTAAATGTAAAGTCTGCCCTAGTGGTAGAAAGAAAGACCAAGCATGACTGTGTATGA